TACCCTGTGTATTGGTCGATATTCTAGGTTTCACTATCAGCatcagtataaaaaaaaaaaaagtcagatcaAGCCATCTCCATTTAGTCAATCAACCATGTTTATGCAGTATAAAATGAACAATTTCAAGAAATGACGGCTGTAAATTATTCAAAATCTAACAAAGCTGTTGTATAAATATATTCCATCTTGAATTTTGGGGACTTAAAAAAGCAGAGCCAATTAGAAAAGGATGTCATGCTTCTACGCTCACTTTGTGCACCGAGACAAAGTGATCATATCCAGAGATAATGAGGAACCGCAAGTGCGTTGCATGTGAGCCATCGAGCtgcaaaataaacataaacacacaaagttCAGGTTATAAAAGCAGTTTAGCTTGAATGAAACATGAATGAAAAGCGAAGGAAGATAAACTCACAGAAATGTCATTGGTTTGTAGGCTGTTCTCCGTCTGATCTAACTCTGAAACACAGAATTCACCACAGATCAGCATCTCTCTTCCAACACTGGATTATCTTATTGACGTCTGTGTCTTCACCTTTCTCTGCCATGACTTCAAATTTATCTGCCTCTTCCAGGGTGTTTTTCTCTATCCTTAAACGTTTTACTGTAGAGAAAAACATACAGGTTGTTTGATGATACATGGCTAAtttcccagacccagattaagcccAAGCCTAGACTAAGTTTGGGGTCCATCCATGTCTGCAGAAACCGGCCCAAGTGGACAAGCTTCTGACTTACCATTAAAACTGTGAACGGAGATGAGCGATACTTTCATGTTATCTGGGAATCGGATGATGAACTCTTGAGGAAACATGCCTGTGGACATCCAAAACGTCTCAGTTTTCCTGCAATGATCGTCACATCACAGGGTCAACAAAAATTCCCATTTCACAACAAAGACAAGCAGCCAAACATCTGTGTGGCTCTCTTGATTTTTGTCTGATGCCGTAGCCATTCAGATATACCTACCGGCTAAGCTCTGTAGTGGCACCATGAGCTATAGATCAAGAAAAACCGAAGCAAGATGACAGGAAAAGAGGTTCCAAGCTTATCTGAATGCAGTCTAGAACcttttctgtgaggatttgattgcattcagccacaagagcattaataaGATCCACAGATTCACAAGTTCATAAGAATTAGGAagttttctttaaaaacaataataataataataataacaataaaaaaatgagcCTCATTTTTTGTATCTGTCCTTACAAAACACCAGAGTTATGATGTTTTATTGGCAGTTATATATGATAAATCCCGTTGCCATGGTAAATTGGACAAATCCCAAATAGGTAAATATTTGTAAACgtcaaaaatgtaaatgtgctaTAAAAAATTGACAAATAAAAaacctgccttttttttttttttactaattgttatttttttagatGGCAGTTCAAAAAAGAGTACTTTTAAAAATGATCATCAAAATATCTTGAACTTTTatatgaagtaaaaaaaaagtgcacaTTTAGGAAGAAATTCCCGATCCGGATGTAAACATGATGACAGTAGCTGACAGACCACCGATCAGCTCTTCGGGGGGCGtttcacacagcaggatttCTCCAGCTCATCCAGGTATCTTGAGCCCAAACTTCAGGACGTCTTTACTACGCTCTTCTTCTACAGGACAGTCCTGACTTCGGGTTCAAGTTATCTGGCTAAAACGAGAAATCCGTATTTGCAAAATACCTCTGGCAGCTCGGAGAAGCCCTGCTGGGTAAGAGGGGCCAGTCGGTCTACCGTGGTTTAACGCTGATCTCCAGCACGAACACGAGCACACAGCCGAACTCACCCGTCTAATATGTTTTCTGGTGGGTGGTTCTCGTCGCTGGACGTAGCCAGCACGACCTGAGCACCGAACGAGCTGAGCGCGGTGTTGATCATGGCGCTAGCTGGCAGGTTTATGGAGAGAGTGCTAACGGCTCCTGGCGGAAACCTGGCAGCTCGTTGCTAAGCAGCATCTCGAGCCGTGTCGGTCGCGCTCTGTGAACGTCATCAGCGTCACTCGCGCACGTTGTGTTCGGTCAGTCCTCTGCTCCAGTagctgcgctctctctctctctctctctctctctgtgtgtgtttttgtgtgtgtgtgtgtgtgtgtggagggacTTCATGGCCAATGGAACGAATGAAGTTGTCTTTTGTCGTGGGACTGGACAGGTAAGACAGGTGAAGTTGAGACCGGACAGTGTGACCGGGTTAAATTGAGCCAGCTGGGCTTTATAACGGGGGCTCATTTCATACTGCTGGCTAGggaagctaggctaggctaactAGTAAAAGCCTAGGTTGAGGGCCAAGCTAAAAGTAAAGAGCGTGAAGAATTATTAAAGGATATTTATAGGAGTGTAAAGTCCTGGGCGGAAATTTCAGCTACGACGTATTACCATATTAACGCCCTGTCTTTTGTCCTGTACGTACTGTTCTCCTGTCGCCAAACGAGATCAGGTGTATTTGGAGTTTGAGCACAAATTATATTTAGCTTCAGACATAAACCATCCCCTGTGTTTAATAAATAAGTCCCTCAATTTCAATAATCCCTTCCCTCTAACAATGATCTAGTCCCCTCAGTTCAGAGGGGGCACCCTAGTTGGGAACTGAGGGGACAGGTTGTTCAATTTGGGAAACAcatattcagttttttttttttttatattaagacTAGAGCTGGGCATAATATGACGATATATTTAATCGTATTGTGAGAATAATAACTGATCAACTGTacctttcattacaaacagtgtaattagactgcttTAGGTAGTTAGGGAAGTGCAACAgtggaaaatgtatttaaataccTTAATATAGactttttaccatattgcccagccctaattaATGTCTTGAGTCTTGTGATCCACTGTGTATCTTGTgttgtgaaaatgcacacaactGCCTAGAAGTCCTCTCTGCATAACAGTCACTGGTGTGTCGCCATGAAAAAGGTGCTCATGGGTTTTCTGTACATGATTCTAGCAGCAGGCAGCTCAAGGCACAggcacagttacacacacacacacacacacacacacaagatgcTGTGAGCTGGTGTAAGAGCCAACATTGCAACCTACAGTCTTTAGCATGGGCCATGAAGGTGCTCAGACCAGTAAGAAATGAAAACAGCTCCACGGACATTGAATAAAGCGTTGGATCATGAAACCAGAGCTGCTTCGGATATCAAAAAGCATCTCCAGTGAAACTGCGGCTGATTTGACTGCAGTGCAGTGATGTACTTACATTGAATATTAGAGTATACCTGATTTATTACTGAATATCAGCCTGTGTAAAGTCCTGTTCAGACCAGATTAGGTTTCTTGGAAAGCTGGGAACATATAAACACACTACAGTATAGAAAAAAGCAAAGCAAGTAGTTTGTGACATTTGTAAGTAATTATTGTTGTGAATATTGTCTGTCGTCTTTAGAGTGAAGATTCCGACATTTGGGATGACACCGCTTTGATAAAGGCATACGATAAAGCGGTTGCATCCTTCAAGGTAACACAGGACTATTGTATTTGTGCTAATATGACCTCTCTGAACGAGTTCAACCTAATGCCTTCATGTTTCCCTCTCGACTGTTCCAGTTCTTCTCAGGTGTGTGgtgttttctcctcttttccagAACGCACTGAAAGGGGAGGAGGATATGGCTCCGCTTAAAGAAGACAAACCTGGAACTAAacgcaaaaataacaaaaagaacaaaagcAGAAAGCGATGTAATGCATCTCCTGACAGAGAGGTAGTTCTAACAGTCCATGTGCTGCCAGTATTGTCTCTATAATTTTCTTGTGTGTGCATCAGATTGAGCCAGGACCTTTCCATTATCTGTCTTGCAGTGGAATGTCGGAGACCCCTGTTATGCGTTTTGGTCCGAGGATGGAAATGTGTATGCTGCTACCATTTCCTCAATCAACCCGGATAATGGCACCTGCGTTGTGTATTACACTGAGTATGGTAACGAAGAGGAGCAGAATCTGAAGGACCTTCTGTCAGAGCTCGAAGATTTGGAAGAGGAAACCAAAAAAACAGACGTACGTGGTCTATTTATTATGTTTCTCATGCATGTTGGTCAGGTATACAAAAGTTAACCAGGTCAAATTACAGGTCAAAGAGGCTTCAACGGAGGAGAGTGACACATCATCTACTCCACACCAGTCTAatcaacagaaacacaaacctaAAGGCAAAGCTCCAAAGGGACCTCCCATGTGGGGTCCTGGCTTTCCCCCTGGCCCTCCTTTTGGACCTCACGTCAGAATGGTGAGCAAACCCTGCTCTTTTGTCTGTAGCATGTTTAGTCTGTACCTTTTTTAGTAGCCCCTTTCACATCCAATGTAATGTGgaaaggtcatgtggtctgatgagtccagaATGACCCTATGCCAAAGCAAAGGGTGCATCAGGGAAGTGCATGAAGTGATGCACCAGTCACCCATAGTGCGCCCTGTACAAGTCACTAGAAACAGTGTTGTGATCTGGGGTGATCAGTGACGCTGAGTACCGGAATTTACTAAATGATCAGATTTGTTCCCCCCTCACTTACTTACTTATCTCCTTTAGTTTTAGTAGTCT
This Salminus brasiliensis chromosome 20, fSalBra1.hap2, whole genome shotgun sequence DNA region includes the following protein-coding sequences:
- the smn1 gene encoding survival motor neuron protein 1, which produces MANGTNEVVFCRGTGQSEDSDIWDDTALIKAYDKAVASFKNALKGEEDMAPLKEDKPGTKRKNNKKNKSRKRCNASPDREWNVGDPCYAFWSEDGNVYAATISSINPDNGTCVVYYTEYGNEEEQNLKDLLSELEDLEEETKKTDVKEASTEESDTSSTPHQSNQQKHKPKGKAPKGPPMWGPGFPPGPPFGPHVRMSDSRRRGDPGPALPGWPPMIPPGPPMIPPPPPMSPDMSDGDEALGSMLISWYMSGYHTGYYLGLKQGRKEAAAKKSHHK
- the hspb11 gene encoding intraflagellar transport protein 25 homolog: MINTALSSFGAQVVLATSSDENHPPENILDGKTETFWMSTGMFPQEFIIRFPDNMKVSLISVHSFNVKRLRIEKNTLEEADKFEVMAEKELDQTENSLQTNDISLDGSHATHLRFLIISGYDHFVSVHKVSVEA